A window from Thermomonas aquatica encodes these proteins:
- a CDS encoding NAD(P)(+) transhydrogenase (Re/Si-specific) subunit beta produces MTVLTLVKLSYFVAATLFLLGLQRMASPKTARSGIQWAGAGMLIATLATFFLPGLHNIGLMIAAIVIGVGLNWAWGKKVAITDMPQMVALFNGMGGGSAAAIGAMELVRWSAAGQSSGLVPAVLAVVGALIGAVSLTGSIIAWAKLDGRMDKRYTFPGQQWFNAAVAVAAVACGVMALQTLAMPWIIAFFVLALALGVLMTLPIGGADMPVVISLYNAFTGLAVAFEGYVLGNEALIIAGMMVGAAGMLLTRLMAKAMNRPISGVLFSNFGGSSGEMQEIGGSMKPIEAADVAAMMAFAERVVIVPGYGLAVAQAQHKIWELTQRLMERGVKVKFAIHPVAGRMPGHMNVLLAEAGVPYDLIADMDDINPEFANTDVSLVIGANDVVNPVAKTDPASPIYGMPILDVVNSKNTIVIKRGKGTGFAGIENALFYADNTRMLYGDGSEMANALVSELKALDGGH; encoded by the coding sequence ATGACGGTCCTGACCCTGGTCAAGCTGAGCTACTTCGTCGCGGCCACGCTGTTCCTGCTCGGCCTGCAGCGCATGGCCAGCCCCAAGACCGCGCGCAGCGGCATCCAGTGGGCCGGCGCGGGCATGCTGATCGCGACCCTGGCCACCTTCTTCCTGCCGGGCCTGCACAACATCGGCCTGATGATCGCGGCGATCGTGATCGGCGTCGGCCTGAACTGGGCCTGGGGCAAGAAGGTGGCGATCACCGACATGCCGCAGATGGTCGCCCTGTTCAACGGCATGGGCGGCGGTTCCGCGGCGGCCATCGGCGCGATGGAGTTGGTGCGCTGGTCGGCAGCCGGGCAGTCCTCGGGGCTGGTGCCGGCGGTGCTGGCGGTGGTGGGCGCGCTGATCGGCGCGGTGTCGCTGACCGGGTCGATCATCGCCTGGGCCAAGCTCGACGGGCGCATGGACAAGCGCTACACCTTCCCCGGCCAGCAGTGGTTCAACGCGGCGGTGGCGGTGGCGGCGGTGGCCTGCGGCGTGATGGCGCTGCAGACGCTGGCGATGCCGTGGATCATCGCCTTCTTCGTGCTGGCGCTGGCGCTGGGCGTGCTGATGACGCTGCCGATCGGTGGCGCCGACATGCCGGTGGTGATCTCGCTGTACAACGCCTTCACCGGCCTGGCGGTGGCGTTCGAGGGCTACGTGCTGGGCAACGAGGCGCTGATCATCGCCGGCATGATGGTCGGCGCGGCCGGCATGTTGCTGACCCGATTGATGGCCAAGGCGATGAACCGGCCGATCAGTGGCGTGCTGTTCTCCAACTTCGGCGGCAGCAGCGGCGAGATGCAGGAAATCGGTGGTTCGATGAAGCCGATCGAGGCCGCCGACGTGGCCGCGATGATGGCCTTCGCCGAGCGCGTGGTGATCGTGCCCGGCTACGGCCTGGCGGTGGCGCAGGCGCAGCACAAGATCTGGGAGCTGACCCAGCGGCTGATGGAGCGCGGGGTCAAGGTGAAGTTCGCGATCCACCCGGTGGCCGGGCGCATGCCGGGGCACATGAACGTGCTGCTGGCCGAGGCCGGCGTGCCCTACGACCTGATCGCCGACATGGACGACATCAACCCGGAGTTCGCGAATACCGATGTCTCGCTGGTGATCGGCGCCAACGACGTGGTCAATCCGGTGGCGAAGACCGATCCGGCCAGCCCGATCTACGGCATGCCGATCCTCGACGTGGTCAATTCGAAGAACACCATCGTCATCAAGCGCGGCAAGGGCACCGGGTTCGCCGGCATCGAGAATGCGCTGTTCTATGCCGACAATACCCGCATGCTGTACGGCGACGGTTCCGAGATGGCGAACGCGCTGGTGTCCGAACTCAAGGCGCTGGACGGCGGGCACTGA
- a CDS encoding NUDIX hydrolase, which produces MGHNLKTTLYEGDWLRLVKIGHWESCERTHGQGMAVIVIAVTPADEVLFVEQYRVPLGARTIEMPAGLVGDDHAEDTLADAARRELIEETGWAPGRVDVLLVGPTSSGMSNERIAFVRALDLVRVGDGGGVDSEDITVHHVPRAEAPAWLMRKHAEGFELDLKLWAGLWMIEHDPDGSPRR; this is translated from the coding sequence ATGGGCCACAACCTCAAGACCACCCTCTACGAAGGCGACTGGCTGCGGCTGGTGAAAATCGGCCACTGGGAATCCTGCGAGCGCACCCACGGCCAGGGCATGGCGGTGATCGTGATCGCGGTGACCCCCGCCGACGAGGTGCTGTTCGTCGAGCAATACCGCGTGCCGCTGGGCGCGCGCACCATCGAGATGCCGGCGGGCCTGGTCGGCGACGACCATGCCGAGGACACCCTGGCCGACGCCGCACGCCGTGAACTGATCGAGGAGACCGGCTGGGCGCCGGGGCGGGTCGACGTGCTGCTGGTCGGCCCCACCAGTTCCGGCATGAGCAACGAGCGCATCGCCTTCGTGCGCGCGCTGGACCTGGTCCGGGTCGGCGACGGCGGCGGCGTGGACAGCGAGGACATCACCGTCCACCACGTGCCGCGGGCCGAGGCGCCGGCCTGGCTGATGCGCAAGCATGCCGAGGGCTTCGAGCTCGACCTCAAGCTCTGGGCCGGGCTGTGGATGATCGAGCACGACCCGGACGGCAGCCCGCGCCGCTGA
- the pip gene encoding prolyl aminopeptidase, with protein sequence MRTLYPELAPSRTGTLAVDGRHTLYWEECGNPDGKPVVLLHGGPGAGCNANMRRFHDPAKYRIVLFDQRGSGRSTPHADLVDNTTWDLVADIEKLREHLGIARWQVFGGSWGSTLALAYAETHPQRVTELVLRGIFMLRRWELEWFYQEGASRLFPDAWAHYIAAIPEVERADLISAFHRRLTSDDAGVRLAAARAWAIWEGGTSYLRIPADYADTHGNAEFALAFARIENHYFVNGGFFEVEDQLLRDAHRIADIPGVIVHGRYDVVCPIQNAFDLHKAWPKAELLVSATAGHSAFEAENAAALVEATDRFAG encoded by the coding sequence ATGCGCACGCTGTATCCCGAACTCGCCCCGTCCCGGACCGGCACCCTCGCGGTCGACGGCCGCCACACCCTGTACTGGGAGGAATGCGGCAACCCGGACGGCAAGCCGGTGGTGTTGCTGCACGGCGGTCCCGGCGCGGGCTGCAATGCCAACATGCGGCGCTTCCACGACCCGGCGAAGTACCGCATCGTGCTGTTCGACCAGCGCGGCTCGGGGCGCAGCACCCCGCACGCCGACCTCGTCGACAACACCACCTGGGACCTGGTCGCCGACATCGAGAAGCTGCGCGAGCACCTCGGCATCGCGCGCTGGCAGGTGTTCGGCGGCAGCTGGGGCTCGACCCTCGCGCTGGCTTATGCCGAGACCCACCCGCAGCGGGTGACCGAACTGGTCCTGCGCGGCATCTTCATGCTCCGCCGCTGGGAGCTGGAATGGTTCTACCAGGAAGGCGCCAGCCGCCTGTTCCCGGATGCGTGGGCGCACTACATCGCGGCGATCCCGGAGGTGGAGCGCGCGGACCTGATCTCGGCCTTCCATCGCCGCCTGACCTCCGACGATGCCGGCGTTCGGCTGGCGGCCGCGCGCGCCTGGGCGATCTGGGAAGGCGGCACCAGCTACCTGCGGATCCCCGCGGACTACGCCGACACCCACGGCAACGCGGAGTTCGCGCTGGCGTTCGCGCGGATCGAGAACCATTACTTCGTCAACGGCGGCTTCTTCGAGGTCGAGGACCAGCTGCTGCGCGATGCCCATCGCATCGCCGACATCCCCGGGGTGATCGTGCACGGCCGTTACGACGTGGTCTGCCCGATCCAGAACGCCTTCGACCTGCACAAGGCCTGGCCGAAGGCGGAACTGCTGGTCAGCGCGACCGCCGGCCACTCCGCGTTCGAGGCCGAGAACGCCGCCGCGCTGGTGGAGGCGACCGACCGCTTCGCCGGCTGA
- a CDS encoding NAD(P) transhydrogenase subunit alpha, which yields MAVIVGVARETASGERRVALTPETCKKLVAAGASVRIQPGIGDGAHFPDQAYADAGAELREDALAEADAVLCVQPPANPVLAGLKPGAVLVGSLQPQADEGRAAAIRERGLLAFPLERLPRTTRAQAMDVLSSQAGMAGYKAVLIAAQLAPRFFPMLTTAAGTIRPSKVLIVGAGVAGLQAIATAKRLGAQVEGFDVRPETREQIESLGGKFLDLGVSAAGEGGYARALTDEERAEQQRRLAEHLKNVDVIVCTAAVPGRPAPKIISAAMVAGMKPGSVIVDLAAETGGNCELTEPGQTIDRGRVIVAGPLNLASMGAQHASEMYARNVYNFVALLLKEGALAFDWDDELLAKTVWPERGK from the coding sequence ATGGCGGTGATCGTGGGCGTGGCACGCGAGACGGCGTCGGGCGAGCGGCGCGTCGCGCTGACCCCGGAAACCTGCAAGAAGCTGGTGGCTGCCGGTGCCAGCGTGCGCATCCAGCCCGGGATCGGCGATGGCGCCCATTTCCCGGACCAGGCCTATGCCGATGCCGGCGCCGAGTTGCGCGAGGACGCGCTCGCCGAGGCCGACGCCGTGCTGTGCGTGCAGCCGCCCGCGAACCCGGTGCTCGCGGGGCTGAAGCCCGGCGCGGTGCTGGTCGGCAGCCTGCAGCCGCAGGCGGACGAGGGGCGCGCGGCGGCGATCCGCGAGCGCGGCCTGCTGGCGTTCCCGCTGGAACGCTTGCCGCGCACGACCCGTGCGCAGGCGATGGACGTGCTCAGCTCGCAGGCAGGCATGGCCGGTTACAAGGCCGTGCTGATTGCCGCGCAACTGGCGCCGCGCTTCTTCCCGATGCTGACCACCGCGGCCGGCACCATCCGGCCGTCGAAGGTCCTGATCGTCGGCGCCGGTGTGGCCGGCCTGCAGGCGATCGCCACCGCCAAGCGCCTGGGCGCGCAGGTCGAGGGCTTCGACGTGCGCCCGGAGACCCGCGAGCAGATCGAGTCGCTGGGCGGCAAGTTCCTCGACCTGGGCGTGTCCGCGGCCGGCGAGGGCGGTTACGCCCGCGCGCTGACCGACGAGGAACGCGCCGAGCAGCAGCGGCGCCTGGCCGAGCACCTGAAGAACGTCGACGTGATCGTCTGCACCGCCGCGGTCCCAGGCCGTCCCGCGCCGAAGATCATCAGTGCGGCGATGGTCGCGGGGATGAAGCCTGGCAGCGTGATCGTCGACCTCGCCGCCGAGACCGGCGGCAACTGCGAACTCACCGAACCGGGGCAGACCATCGACCGCGGTCGCGTTATCGTGGCGGGTCCGCTGAACCTGGCGTCGATGGGCGCGCAGCACGCCAGCGAGATGTACGCGCGCAACGTCTACAACTTCGTCGCGCTGCTGCTCAAGGAGGGCGCGCTGGCGTTCGACTGGGACGACGAGCTGCTGGCGAAGACGGTGTGGCCGGAGCGGGGCAAGTGA
- a CDS encoding 5'-3' exonuclease: protein MYVFRAWHSMPDEFHDADGWPTNAVHGFARFLLELLERERPRHIAIAFDEALDSCFRNALYPAYKANRDPAPPELRRQFAWCKGLCQALGLQTLAHHDYEADDLIGSAVHRARGHGYRSVIVSADKDLSQLLDVHDEQYDFAKGQRWGRDGVKARHGVQAHQIADYLALTGDAVDNIPGITGIGPKSAAVLLAHFDSLDALLARIDEVPFLRLRGAAQLAVRLREQREHALLWRQLTTIALDAPLPDGHFARGNGDADELQALSDWIGFGPLTRKRLAEAAGLSA, encoded by the coding sequence ATGTATGTATTCCGCGCCTGGCATTCCATGCCGGACGAGTTCCACGACGCCGACGGCTGGCCGACTAACGCGGTGCACGGCTTCGCCCGCTTCCTGCTGGAGCTGCTGGAGCGCGAACGCCCGCGGCACATCGCCATCGCCTTCGACGAGGCGCTGGACTCCTGCTTCCGCAACGCGCTATATCCGGCCTACAAGGCCAACCGCGACCCCGCGCCGCCGGAGCTGCGCCGCCAGTTCGCCTGGTGCAAGGGCCTGTGCCAGGCGCTGGGGCTGCAGACCCTGGCCCACCACGACTACGAGGCCGACGACCTGATCGGCAGCGCCGTGCACCGCGCGCGCGGACACGGCTACCGCAGCGTGATCGTGTCCGCCGACAAGGACCTCTCGCAGCTGCTGGACGTGCACGACGAGCAGTACGACTTCGCCAAGGGCCAGCGCTGGGGCCGCGACGGGGTCAAGGCGCGGCACGGCGTGCAGGCGCACCAGATCGCCGACTACCTGGCGCTCACCGGCGACGCGGTCGACAACATCCCGGGCATCACCGGGATCGGCCCGAAGTCGGCCGCGGTCCTGCTCGCGCATTTCGATTCGCTGGATGCCCTGCTGGCGCGGATCGACGAGGTGCCGTTCCTGCGCCTGCGCGGGGCCGCGCAGCTCGCCGTGCGCCTGCGCGAACAGCGCGAGCACGCACTGCTGTGGCGGCAACTCACCACGATCGCGCTGGATGCGCCGTTGCCGGACGGCCATTTCGCGCGCGGCAACGGCGACGCCGACGAACTGCAGGCGCTGTCGGACTGGATCGGCTTCGGTCCGCTGACCCGCAAGCGCTTGGCCGAGGCGGCGGGGCTTTCTGCCTGA
- a CDS encoding DUF3106 domain-containing protein produces MNRTIPSRLIRTAFLALALWPAFAFAQAQPAATQYPEWDQLTPTQRDALVAPLRERWNSNPDERSRMVERAQRWKTMPRDQRDRAGHGMQRWEHMSPEQRTEARGLFHAMRDMDKEQRKVFLADWRKKSAQQKTEWLKAHPAPERRERARQ; encoded by the coding sequence ATGAACCGTACCATCCCGAGCCGCCTGATCCGCACCGCCTTCCTCGCCCTCGCCCTGTGGCCGGCATTCGCCTTCGCGCAAGCGCAGCCGGCTGCCACGCAGTACCCGGAATGGGACCAGCTCACGCCGACCCAGCGCGATGCATTGGTCGCGCCCTTGCGCGAGCGTTGGAACAGCAATCCCGACGAACGCTCGCGCATGGTCGAACGCGCGCAACGATGGAAGACGATGCCGCGCGACCAGCGTGACCGCGCCGGCCATGGCATGCAGCGCTGGGAGCACATGTCGCCTGAGCAACGCACCGAGGCGCGCGGCCTTTTCCACGCGATGCGCGACATGGACAAGGAACAACGCAAGGTGTTCCTGGCCGATTGGCGGAAAAAGAGCGCGCAGCAAAAAACCGAGTGGTTGAAGGCACATCCGGCGCCGGAGCGGCGCGAACGCGCGCGGCAGTAA
- a CDS encoding RNA polymerase sigma factor: protein MLLFDPAKLGRVSAEAHQDDPATQPAMPATLEAFLAGIDARAFRFAEIALRNRDDALDAVQDAMMKMLGYRDRAASEWTPLFWSILRNRIVDLQRRGLFRLRWLVPGSNDDGEPIDWADDSPDPSRNNDSREAWTRISAALGNLPARQREAFTLRVLEELDVADTARVMGCSEGSVKTHLSRARDAMQKQLEEFR from the coding sequence ATGTTGCTGTTCGACCCCGCTAAGCTTGGGCGCGTGAGCGCCGAGGCCCACCAGGACGATCCGGCCACCCAGCCGGCCATGCCGGCGACGCTGGAAGCGTTCCTGGCCGGCATCGACGCGCGCGCTTTCCGCTTCGCCGAGATCGCCCTGCGCAACCGCGACGACGCACTGGACGCGGTGCAGGACGCGATGATGAAGATGCTGGGCTACCGCGACCGAGCGGCGTCGGAATGGACCCCGCTGTTCTGGAGCATCCTGCGCAACCGCATCGTCGACCTGCAGCGGCGCGGCCTGTTCCGCCTGCGCTGGCTGGTGCCGGGCAGCAACGACGACGGCGAACCGATCGACTGGGCCGACGACAGCCCGGATCCGTCGCGCAACAACGATAGCCGCGAAGCATGGACGCGGATCAGCGCGGCACTCGGCAACCTGCCCGCCCGCCAGCGCGAAGCCTTCACCCTGCGCGTGCTGGAAGAACTGGACGTGGCCGACACCGCGCGGGTGATGGGCTGCAGCGAGGGCTCGGTGAAGACCCACCTCTCCCGCGCACGCGATGCAATGCAGAAACAACTGGAAGAATTCCGATGA
- a CDS encoding nitroreductase family protein codes for MPMLTLAALDSRRSVPTRQLATPGPDPDQLLRILRSASRVPDHGKRVPFRFLRVAGVDRAHLADAASARLREREPEASEAALDKLRTRFLMPPLTLCVVARLGPDEKIPASERLATASCVCLLLLQAAQAEGYGAQWLTGWIAYDRAFLEGTLGLAEDEQLVGTIAIGTPLVEAPERERPDPATLLSDWTGA; via the coding sequence ATGCCGATGCTGACCCTCGCCGCCCTCGACAGCCGCCGCTCGGTGCCCACCCGCCAGCTGGCCACGCCCGGCCCCGACCCCGACCAGCTGCTGCGCATCCTGCGCAGCGCGTCGCGGGTGCCGGACCACGGCAAGCGCGTGCCGTTCCGCTTCCTGCGCGTCGCCGGCGTGGACCGCGCGCACCTGGCCGACGCCGCCTCGGCGCGCCTGCGCGAGCGCGAGCCGGAAGCCAGCGAGGCCGCCCTCGACAAGCTGCGCACCCGCTTCCTGATGCCGCCGCTGACCCTGTGCGTGGTCGCCCGCCTCGGACCCGACGAGAAGATCCCCGCCTCCGAGCGCTTGGCCACCGCATCCTGCGTCTGCCTGCTGCTGCTGCAGGCCGCGCAGGCCGAAGGTTATGGCGCGCAGTGGCTGACCGGCTGGATCGCCTACGACCGCGCCTTCCTCGAGGGCACCCTGGGGCTGGCCGAAGACGAACAACTGGTCGGCACCATCGCGATCGGCACGCCGCTGGTCGAGGCGCCCGAACGCGAACGCCCCGACCCCGCGACCCTGCTGTCGGACTGGACCGGCGCGTGA
- the ppk2 gene encoding polyphosphate kinase 2, which yields MARRPTAKPPIAKPRATPAARKPRGRLPAPDPIPTPAAAAVAQAEAEAWAGTHAPPAVPPMGIAPAELGVPEATAREMEAMPVTAEESTSAPLPAGYPYRVRLRRKEYEAEKKKLQIELLKVQSWVKESGQRIVMLFEGRDAAGKGGTIKRFTEHLNPRGARVVALEKPSERERGQWYFQRYIEHLPTYGEIVLFDRSWYNRAGVERVMGFCTPAEYLEFLREAPEFERMLVRSGVRVYKFWFSVSREEQLRRFNSRRNDPLKHWKLSPIDVQSLGKWDDYTDAKEAMFFHTDTADSPWLVIKSDDKKRARLNCMRHVLSTLPYPGKDPKVAYPADAQIVGSAANVLAADGQ from the coding sequence ATGGCCCGTCGCCCGACCGCCAAGCCCCCCATCGCCAAGCCACGGGCCACTCCCGCCGCGCGCAAGCCGCGCGGCCGGCTGCCTGCGCCCGACCCGATCCCCACCCCGGCCGCCGCCGCGGTCGCGCAGGCCGAGGCCGAAGCCTGGGCCGGCACCCACGCGCCGCCGGCGGTGCCGCCGATGGGCATCGCGCCCGCCGAGCTCGGCGTGCCGGAGGCCACTGCGCGGGAGATGGAGGCGATGCCGGTCACCGCCGAAGAGAGCACGTCCGCGCCGCTGCCCGCCGGCTATCCCTATCGCGTCCGCCTGCGCCGCAAGGAATACGAGGCGGAGAAGAAGAAGCTGCAGATCGAGCTGCTGAAGGTGCAGAGCTGGGTCAAGGAAAGCGGGCAGCGCATCGTGATGCTGTTCGAGGGCCGCGACGCCGCCGGCAAGGGCGGCACCATCAAGCGCTTCACCGAGCACCTCAACCCGCGCGGGGCGCGCGTGGTCGCGCTGGAGAAGCCCAGCGAACGCGAACGCGGGCAATGGTACTTCCAGCGCTACATCGAGCACCTGCCGACCTATGGCGAGATCGTGCTGTTCGACCGCAGCTGGTACAACCGCGCCGGGGTCGAGCGGGTGATGGGCTTCTGCACCCCGGCGGAATACCTCGAGTTCCTGCGCGAGGCGCCGGAGTTCGAACGCATGCTGGTGCGCAGCGGCGTCCGGGTCTACAAGTTCTGGTTCTCGGTCAGCCGCGAGGAACAGCTGCGGCGCTTCAACTCGCGTCGCAACGACCCGCTGAAGCACTGGAAGCTGTCGCCGATCGACGTGCAGTCGCTGGGCAAGTGGGACGACTACACCGATGCCAAGGAAGCGATGTTCTTCCACACCGACACCGCCGATTCGCCGTGGCTGGTGATCAAGTCCGACGACAAGAAGCGCGCGCGCCTCAACTGCATGCGCCACGTGCTGTCGACCCTGCCCTACCCGGGCAAGGACCCGAAGGTCGCCTACCCGGCGGATGCGCAGATCGTGGGCTCGGCGGCCAATGTGCTCGCCGCGGACGGCCAGTAG
- a CDS encoding NAD(P) transhydrogenase subunit alpha has product MGDGFVALYIFMLAAIAGHVIISRVPVILHTPLMSGSNFIHGIVLIGAMVVLGHADTPLEKAIGFVAVLLGAGNAAGGYVVTERMLDMFKSSKKPEGKA; this is encoded by the coding sequence GTGGGCGACGGCTTCGTGGCGCTGTACATCTTCATGCTGGCGGCCATTGCCGGCCACGTCATCATCTCGCGGGTGCCGGTGATCCTGCACACCCCGTTGATGTCGGGTTCCAACTTCATCCACGGCATCGTGCTGATCGGCGCGATGGTGGTGCTGGGCCACGCCGATACCCCCCTGGAGAAGGCCATCGGCTTCGTCGCCGTGCTGCTGGGTGCAGGCAACGCGGCCGGCGGCTACGTGGTGACCGAACGCATGCTGGACATGTTCAAGTCTTCGAAGAAGCCGGAGGGCAAGGCATGA
- the sufT gene encoding putative Fe-S cluster assembly protein SufT, with product MYSRSSEPVRFERDCAAVLVPQGEEVTLPAGTVGYITQSLGGSWTVFVEGNLMRIAGKDADAIGKEPPQPIELPEGASDEDVEKLVWQQLRTCFDPEIPVNIVELGLVYSAEVKTRGDGRRDVDVRMTLTAPACGMGEILVDDVRSKIELIPTIAEADVELVFDPPWNRTMMSELARLETGML from the coding sequence ATGTACTCACGCAGCAGCGAACCCGTCCGTTTCGAGCGCGATTGCGCCGCCGTTTTGGTCCCGCAGGGCGAGGAAGTGACCTTGCCGGCCGGCACCGTGGGCTACATCACCCAGTCGCTGGGCGGTAGCTGGACGGTATTCGTCGAAGGCAACCTGATGCGGATCGCCGGCAAGGATGCGGACGCCATCGGCAAGGAGCCGCCGCAGCCGATCGAACTGCCGGAAGGCGCCAGCGACGAGGATGTCGAGAAGCTGGTCTGGCAGCAGCTGCGAACCTGCTTCGACCCGGAGATCCCGGTCAACATCGTCGAGCTTGGCCTGGTGTATTCGGCCGAAGTGAAGACCCGCGGCGACGGCCGGCGCGACGTCGATGTCCGCATGACCTTGACCGCGCCTGCCTGCGGCATGGGCGAGATCCTCGTGGATGACGTCCGCAGCAAGATCGAGTTGATCCCGACGATCGCCGAGGCCGATGTCGAACTGGTGTTCGATCCGCCGTGGAACCGGACCATGATGTCCGAGCTCGCGCGGCTGGAAACCGGAATGCTCTAA
- the prmC gene encoding peptide chain release factor N(5)-glutamine methyltransferase, with protein MQSTTPRVRDLLQRASAMIERVDAEWLLAHALDRPPGWLWAHADDAVEAAARERFEALLSRRAAGEPVAYLSGTQGFWSLDLRVTPATLIPRPETERLVELALARLPADAPCRVADLGTGSGAIALAIARERPMAAVVATDASKAALAVAVANAQRNGIDNAWFRRGDWCEALGRERFDLIASNPPYIALGDPHLGQGDLRHEPPDALASGSDGLDAIRRIVRDAPAHLAPAGWLLLEHGWDQGEAVRALMAAAGFVDVATEPDLEGRDRVTLGRRP; from the coding sequence ATGCAGAGCACCACGCCGCGGGTCCGGGATTTGTTGCAGCGCGCCAGCGCCATGATCGAGCGCGTCGATGCCGAGTGGCTGCTGGCGCATGCGCTGGACCGCCCGCCGGGCTGGCTGTGGGCGCATGCCGACGACGCGGTCGAGGCGGCTGCCCGGGAGCGTTTCGAGGCCTTGCTGTCGCGTCGCGCCGCCGGCGAGCCGGTCGCCTACCTGAGCGGGACCCAAGGCTTCTGGTCGCTGGACCTCCGGGTGACGCCGGCCACCCTGATCCCGCGCCCGGAAACCGAACGGCTGGTCGAACTCGCCCTGGCGCGGCTGCCCGCCGACGCCCCCTGCCGGGTCGCGGACCTCGGCACCGGCAGCGGGGCGATCGCGCTGGCCATCGCCCGAGAGCGGCCGATGGCCGCGGTGGTCGCCACCGACGCCAGCAAGGCGGCCTTGGCGGTGGCGGTGGCCAACGCGCAACGCAACGGCATCGACAATGCGTGGTTCCGTCGCGGCGACTGGTGCGAGGCGCTCGGTCGCGAGCGCTTCGACCTGATCGCCAGCAATCCGCCGTACATCGCGCTCGGCGATCCGCACCTCGGCCAGGGCGACCTCCGCCACGAACCGCCCGACGCGCTCGCCTCGGGCAGCGACGGACTGGACGCGATCCGCCGCATCGTCCGCGACGCCCCGGCGCACCTGGCGCCCGCGGGCTGGTTGCTGCTGGAGCACGGCTGGGACCAGGGCGAGGCCGTGCGTGCGCTGATGGCCGCGGCCGGCTTCGTGGACGTGGCGACCGAGCCCGACCTCGAGGGCCGCGACCGCGTGACCCTGGGGCGCAGGCCCTGA
- the ahpC gene encoding alkyl hydroperoxide reductase subunit C, protein MSLINTKVAPFKANAFHNGKFVEVTDQSLQGKWSVLIFMPAAFTFNCPTEIEDAAEHYAEFQAAGAEVYIVTTDTHFSHKVWHETSPAVGKAAFPLVGDPTHQLTRAFGVHIDEEGLALRGTFIINPDGVIKTMEVHDNAIARDVKETVRKLKAAQYVASHPNEVCPAKWNEGAKTLKPSLDLVGKI, encoded by the coding sequence ATGTCCCTGATCAACACCAAGGTCGCCCCGTTCAAGGCCAATGCCTTCCACAACGGCAAGTTCGTCGAGGTCACCGACCAGTCCCTGCAGGGCAAGTGGTCGGTCCTGATCTTCATGCCGGCGGCCTTCACCTTCAATTGCCCGACCGAGATCGAAGACGCCGCCGAGCACTACGCCGAGTTCCAGGCAGCCGGCGCCGAGGTCTACATCGTCACCACCGACACCCACTTCTCGCACAAGGTGTGGCACGAGACCTCCCCGGCGGTGGGCAAGGCCGCGTTCCCGCTGGTCGGCGACCCGACCCACCAGCTGACCCGCGCGTTCGGCGTGCACATCGACGAGGAAGGCCTGGCCCTGCGCGGCACCTTCATCATCAACCCCGATGGCGTGATCAAGACCATGGAAGTGCACGACAACGCGATCGCCCGCGACGTCAAGGAGACCGTGCGCAAGCTCAAGGCCGCGCAGTACGTCGCCTCGCACCCCAACGAAGTCTGCCCGGCGAAGTGGAACGAAGGCGCCAAGACGCTGAAGCCGTCGCTGGACCTGGTCGGCAAGATCTGA